In the Kribbella sp. NBC_00482 genome, one interval contains:
- a CDS encoding class I SAM-dependent methyltransferase yields MNALYDDPDFLDGYRRLRRSGQAINEPLEIPAMNAALPPVAGARVVDLGCGEGGLAVRLAEAGAADVLAVDASEQMLAAATPHPRLRYQRADLANLDVPPASVDLVVSSMAVHYVEDFDDLVARIARWLVPGGVLVFTMEHPVMTAPVIAADYVVDDYADEGRRERTWFVEGVIKYHRTIGSIVASLHRHGLQVERLDEPVPTSTQVAANPALAIHRRRPPILLISARALELLTGNIG; encoded by the coding sequence GTGAACGCGCTGTACGACGATCCGGATTTCCTCGACGGGTACCGGCGGCTTCGTCGGTCTGGTCAGGCGATCAACGAGCCGCTGGAGATCCCCGCGATGAACGCGGCGCTCCCGCCGGTCGCCGGGGCGCGCGTGGTCGATCTCGGTTGCGGCGAAGGGGGTCTGGCCGTCCGTCTCGCCGAGGCGGGAGCGGCCGACGTACTGGCCGTCGACGCCTCGGAACAGATGCTCGCGGCCGCCACTCCGCATCCTCGCCTGCGCTATCAGCGGGCTGACCTCGCGAACCTCGACGTACCGCCTGCGTCTGTCGACCTTGTCGTCAGCAGCATGGCCGTCCATTACGTCGAGGACTTCGACGACCTGGTGGCGCGCATTGCGCGGTGGCTCGTGCCTGGGGGCGTCTTGGTGTTCACGATGGAGCATCCGGTGATGACGGCGCCGGTGATTGCCGCGGACTACGTGGTCGACGACTACGCCGACGAGGGGCGTCGCGAGCGGACCTGGTTCGTGGAGGGTGTTATCAAATATCACCGGACCATCGGGTCGATCGTCGCGAGTCTGCACCGCCACGGGCTCCAGGTGGAACGCCTCGACGAACCGGTCCCGACCAGTACGCAGGTCGCGGCGAACCCGGCCCTCGCGATCCACCGCCGCCGCCCGCCTATCCTGCTGATCTCTGCGCGTGCGTTAGAGTTACTGACTGGAAACATCGGCTGA
- a CDS encoding cyclic nucleotide-binding domain-containing protein codes for MALGRTSPRDLPLFADLSGRDIRDIFRAGEEVSVPAGWSLILEQTPPDAAYLILSGTAAVREKGQEIAELGPGDIAGEVAVRKNTLRTATVTAKSRLQLLHFTREKFDDLTRRLPAFRDAIDATIVERRGGH; via the coding sequence GTGGCACTGGGTAGGACGTCCCCACGGGACCTGCCGCTGTTCGCGGATCTGTCCGGACGCGACATCAGGGACATCTTCCGCGCCGGTGAGGAGGTCTCGGTACCGGCCGGCTGGTCGCTGATCCTGGAACAGACGCCCCCGGACGCGGCGTACCTGATCCTCAGCGGTACGGCGGCGGTCCGCGAGAAGGGCCAGGAGATCGCCGAGCTCGGCCCGGGCGACATCGCCGGCGAGGTCGCGGTCCGGAAGAACACGTTGCGAACGGCAACCGTCACGGCGAAGTCGCGGCTGCAGCTGCTGCACTTCACCCGGGAGAAGTTCGACGACCTCACCCGTCGGCTGCCCGCGTTCCGGGACGCCATCGACGCCACCATCGTCGAGCGCCGCGGTGGCCACTGA
- a CDS encoding 3,4-dihydroxy-2-butanone-4-phosphate synthase → MFTGRIEQVGTVAEVAGDLLRVTSDVAVAPGGAVCLDGIRFTAETGPPGEIRVVVTDETKRRTTLDRVAVGTTMHVELPVAIGDRIDGHLVQGHVEGVGKVLRVDVEPAGHRVWIKPPERLLARLVAKTSVAIDGVSITVAEVLKDRFSVVLVPNTLVKTKLGALVAGDRVNLESDLLVRMARDGNGPELMRAVTRLPWAGQLSGEIGVQKVVAQIAAGGGVVVWDPTAEGEGDVVFAGERFRPEAMRFLLTQVCGHTTIPCDADVLRRLKIDPIPGGGDRQGTAMHVPIDLASAPGTGVSAAERAATVRRLAAPDAAPEDFLRPGHVFPLAARSGLLAERQGHTEATVALCKAARLAPVGVCCEVMRADGVMAGAADLEQFALRWELPMIDIHDLERWL, encoded by the coding sequence ATGTTCACAGGACGAATCGAGCAGGTAGGTACCGTCGCGGAGGTTGCCGGCGACCTGTTGCGGGTGACCTCGGACGTAGCGGTCGCGCCGGGTGGCGCGGTGTGTCTGGACGGGATCAGGTTCACCGCGGAGACGGGTCCGCCCGGCGAGATCCGCGTGGTGGTGACCGACGAGACGAAACGCCGTACGACGCTGGACCGGGTCGCCGTCGGTACGACGATGCACGTTGAGTTACCGGTGGCGATCGGCGACCGGATCGACGGGCATCTCGTCCAGGGACACGTCGAGGGTGTCGGCAAGGTGTTGCGGGTCGACGTGGAGCCGGCCGGGCACCGGGTCTGGATCAAGCCGCCGGAGCGGTTGCTGGCGCGGCTGGTGGCGAAGACGTCGGTCGCGATCGACGGCGTGAGCATTACGGTCGCGGAGGTGCTCAAGGACCGGTTCTCCGTCGTACTCGTGCCGAACACGCTGGTGAAGACCAAGCTCGGCGCATTGGTCGCCGGTGATCGCGTCAACCTTGAGAGCGATCTGCTGGTACGGATGGCGCGCGACGGCAACGGGCCCGAGCTGATGCGCGCGGTGACGCGGCTGCCGTGGGCGGGGCAGCTCAGCGGCGAGATCGGCGTACAGAAGGTGGTCGCGCAGATCGCCGCCGGCGGTGGAGTGGTCGTCTGGGACCCAACCGCGGAGGGCGAAGGCGATGTGGTCTTCGCCGGCGAGCGATTCCGCCCCGAAGCCATGCGCTTCCTCCTGACCCAGGTCTGCGGCCACACCACGATCCCGTGCGACGCCGACGTACTGCGCCGGCTCAAGATCGACCCGATCCCAGGCGGGGGCGACCGCCAAGGTACGGCGATGCACGTGCCGATCGATCTGGCATCGGCACCGGGGACCGGCGTGTCCGCGGCGGAGCGAGCAGCGACCGTACGGCGATTGGCGGCGCCGGACGCGGCACCTGAGGACTTCCTCCGGCCGGGTCACGTGTTCCCGCTCGCGGCGCGCTCCGGGTTACTGGCCGAGCGTCAAGGCCACACCGAGGCGACCGTTGCCCTGTGCAAGGCAGCCCGTCTCGCACCGGTCGGTGTCTGCTGTGAAGTCATGCGTGCGGACGGTGTGATGGCCGGGGCCGCCGACCTTGAGCAGTTCGCCCTCCGCTGGGAGCTGCCGATGATCGATATCCATGATCTGGAGCGCTGGCTGTGA